A single region of the Rattus rattus isolate New Zealand chromosome 8, Rrattus_CSIRO_v1, whole genome shotgun sequence genome encodes:
- the Clec3b gene encoding tetranectin: MGFWGTYLLFCLFSFLSQATTESPTPKTKKAATAKKDLVSPKMFEELKNRLDVLAQEVALLKEKQALQTVCLKGTKVNLKCLLAFTQPKTFHEASEDCISQGGTLGTPLSELENEALFEYARQSVGSEAELWLGLNDMAAEGAWVDMTGGRLAYKNWETEITTQPDGGKAENCAALSGAANGKWFDKRCRDQLPYICQFAIV, from the exons atGGGATTTTGGGGTACCTACCTgctcttctgcctcttctccttcctgtcccaGGCCACTACAGAGTCACCCACCCCCAAGACCAAGAAGGCTGCAACTGCCAAGAAAG ATTTGGTGAGCCCAAAGATGTTTGAGGAGCTCAAGAACAGGTTGGATGTCCTGGCCCAGGAGGTGGCCCTGCTGAAGGAGAAGCAAGCCTTACAGACCG TGTGCCTGAAGGGCACCAAGGTGAACTTGAAGTGTCTCCTGGCCTTCACCCAACCGAAGACCTTCCATGAGGCGAGCGAGGACTGCATCTCACAAGGGGGCACGCTGGGCACGCCGCTGTCTGAGCTAGAGAATGAGGCGCTGTTCGAGTATGCGCGCCAGAGCGTGGGCAGCGAGGCGGAGCTCTGGCTGGGTCTCAACGACATGGCTGCGGAAGGCGCCTGGGTGGACATGACCGGCGGCCGCCTGGCCTACAAGAACTGGGAGACGGAGATTACGACGCAACCCGATGGCGGCAAAGCCGAGAACTGCGCTGCCCTGTCCGGCGCAGCCAACGGCAAGTGGTTCGACAAGCGATGTCGCGATCAGTTGCCCTACATCTGCCAGTTTGCCATTGTGTAG